From the Anopheles merus strain MAF chromosome 2L, AmerM5.1, whole genome shotgun sequence genome, the window TTTATAGACTAATTGGATGCaccagtttgttttgctgcaggAATCCATTTAAGATCAAATGAGACTTCAATTGAGGCATTTGGTTCATTTTGAagcacattttatttatttgtttgttttcaaataaacGTAAGACGTTGGACAACTTTTAATCTTGATTTACACATTACTGAGATAATTTAAATCACTTTTAATTGGTTAATCTTAATATAATATGAAAAAGCAACGAATATTCCAACTCTGGTACAATTTGGCTACTTCTAGGTGTCGTAGAAAACACAAGAATCGTTCATTTACTTGCCATCGCTTCTCAGTTTTGAATGTAATTGCTTCGACACTAGGAGTCTGGGATAGTAAGGATCCATTAATGCAGTGCAATAGTTACTGACATTTGATAATCGTTTCTTACAATACTTTGTATTGTAAGTTAACATTGTAGGTTTGTTCAGATTTATTACTTGAGCTAGACAATTAACCAAAAAAGGTAACCCAAGACTAGTGGTGTGTTCTCTGGCGCGCAACCTCTACTCCAATCCGACGCCAgctattgttagttcgatttCGGGCGGCTCTGGCCGAGTCCGGAAGACGTTGGAAGCTCCTACTCCGGAAAACGTTGGAGACTTCTACATTGGATGTCTCCGGCcgtctccggacgactccggatgacttctaCTCTGGATGATATCGCGCTATTCCGGATTCCTATTCCAAACGGCTCCTGATAATGGTAGACGAatctaccttccggagtctgTTCCGAAATTTTTGGTGTGGCatcggagtcaattccgagTTTTTGTCAACATTACCCTTCACTTCCCAAGACCATAATAAAGACCTTAGTACTTACACAAATGGGCTCATGCAGCTGGATGTAGCTGATGTAGTCCGTGAACACTGCTTTATGTATATGTATCTTTTTTAGAATATAGAATATAAACTTGTCCTATTTTCAGCTAGACACAGGTAACTAACTAAATATTCAGTTCAGAGATATGACACGATCATTTAAAGATTCTCCCACGAGTGTTTGTACAACGAGAATATTTCAGAACTTTTTCAACATGCTCAAGGTCGTAAACAACATCCGAGTTCTGTTCCAGTTACGCTCGTAACTTGTCTCTAGTTACTCGATTATCGAGTAAAGGTGAGGCTAATAAGAAGTCATTAAATGAGTTAATCTCTGAGTCGCAATCTAGTTCGTTCGTGTTCGTACTTTGTAAAGTTGTTTTACTTGACTGGTCCTGTCTTAcgtctttttttaatgtgttcaaaCATTAAAATCTTATATATTACATCAACTTGAGCATTTGTGAAGATTACTTACCAACACATCTTCCCCGGTAGGCGACCGGAATGGCCCGACCGCTCAGACAGGCCTGCCGTTTCAGCTCGCAGATACTTGGGTAGGTGATCCCGTCCGTACCGCAGACGACGGATTTGGGTGATCGATCAGCACGACACTCCGCTACGCCGCAGGACACACAGTGCGGGGTGGCGTTCTGGTCTTCGATGCAGCGCTTCCCATCCGGACACTGTACAAACTTACAGGATGCTAAAGAAAGATAGATCGggaagagggaagaaaaaacgaacaaaaatcaTCTTAGTACACTTATGCAAGCAATTTGCAACGAGAACAGTTTAAACACAGTACGACCTGCACACGACCTGTCTCTTCGCTATGGCACGAGGTGATGCCAACTGTGACgataaacgcacacacactcacgcagaAACGCAGATTCAGATTCAGGTCCCGGGCTGAGTGTGCCAACCCTTTTTGCACACGCACTTTAATACCGCGGCCGGGGCCGGCTGCCCTTCCCACGTCCCTGCCGTGCAACAAATAACACGATGCCACGCGAGTGAAAGATAGCGGTtaagtatgtgtgtatgtttcccACCCCGTATGCCAGCCCCCAGCACCAGCCCATTCACGCGCGCGCAGTCGGAGCCCCTGGTTACCTGTTTCGCTCCTTTTTATTTCgtgttgatttaattttctCGCCACCGTTAATCACCTGGCCCGAGGCCACTCTACTACTGGCGGGCGTGTGCCAAAAGTCGTCACGCCACGGCAAACCGTTGATGAGTTGCGACTGCCCGAGCAGCCTCAGGCCTCGGCAAAGGGGCAGTGACAAAAAAGGGTTAaattgcactcacacacacgcgcgcgcgcgagcgctCGCACAAAACCAGTGCAGTTTGCTGCACCTCATCTCAGTGCCGTGCCGTATGTCATCGGAAATGGTGTGGATGGCAATGACTGCTCATGGGGCGAAAAGTCCTGTTAGTTTTGGTTTGGtgcgttttctttttatttctctctGTTCGGTTTCGCTGCACCTTGGCACCTTCAAAACTTTGGACGGTGGTTCTTGTGAAAGGTGGTTCGGTGGTTCAGATGTTTAAGCATGATTATTAACCGTTTATTGGTTTCGGGGGATTTTGGGTGGCTTTTGACCGATTTTCGGTGCAGGTAAGTTGATCTTTTAGCGCGTAATTGACTGCCAACGGTGCGCGACCGATCTTGAGGTGGCACGGTGGTTTTAGCTATTTTTTGGGAAAGGGTGAATGTTTCTGGATTCGTAGAAATCGTTTAAGATAAGAACCTGCTTCACAGCGTCGGTTTGAAAGAGCTGGGGCAAACAGCGAAAGTTGATGTTATATGTCACAAATCATTAACAACGAATTTAAATGCCAACCAACTGgtaacaacacttggaaaagTATGTGTAAGGATAAGGATTACATGGCATATTGTGACTTAACATTTGAAATATAAACGAAGACATATTTGCTCATCTAAacaaatagtaaaataattaCCTGAGTTATAATTATGAGTTATGAGTTATAGTAAAATAATTATCTGAGTTTCATTACTTCAACATTATCCGCTTTATGTTTTTTATctgtttgtttgattaaaCATCGTAAGCTATGAAATGGTTTTGAATGCGAAAAGCAAACCCTGAATGATGGAGAACACTGATTAATATGCAAAATATACAATGTTCCGAATAACCACGTTTTAGAGATCAACATGTTATAAGGATCTGAATGTCCTTTCAAACGAGATTGTATAGACACCGCTTAAGGTTCGCTGTGAGCTTAGACTTGACAGTGcgtattttacaaatattcCATCATTAATTACTCAATAAAAGGGCACAATAAAAGGGATAATAATTCTTACAATTTGAAACTGATTACAATCTCGAGAAGCAGTGCCAGCTTCACTGTATAAAGTCAACTAATTTCATTGGATTTCATCACTATTCAGTACAGATTGCCTATAAAGGACCTTCTGTAAGACAGTACtctaaaatataatattattaCAAAATTATCTGACAAATGGCATTGTTGTTAGGTTAATTTCAATAGTCTGATAGTCTGAAATCAAAAGCTTTCTATTAGCAGAGGTAGTAACACCCgattaaacattatttctGTTCCCCCCTAATCAGTATGATTTATTTACCTACTTCAGTTACACTACCAAGACGCCAACAAGATTCCGGTACTGCACTTCACAAATAAACTGCAGCGGTAGAAGCCGTGGTAAACAATTCAGCCTAGCAAAATCCAGCAGTGCTGGCTGAACGATCGTTTGCGATCGTTAAACCTACACACGGTGTGCAATTACCACTCATCACCGTGGTGCGCTGCACTGAAAGCCGCTGATCAGCAGCGCCATGCATCGTAAATATTTCAACTTCTGATACAGCCCAGACCGATGATTACCGTCGCTCCGGCAAGAACAATAATCTTTACCGGGATTCCGCAGCTGATGATCACCATTTCCATCAGCATTTAAGCACTAACTatgcacacacagcacacacgtATCGAGAGGATTGGTCAATTTCCTTGGCGTGGACAAACAAACGAATGCGAACGCCGCAAGCACCGCCATATCCTGAGCGATGAGCGCGGTATGCGTATCTTCAAAGCAACGTAGAACGCTGAGCCGGGGCTACGTTAATCGTGCGTCCTCCGCTGGCAGTGGTAATCGCCAGCCACTCGCCAGGCAGCTGAGGGTGAAAATAAATCAGGGTAAAATTTACGACCGCCAGGCTCGTGGCCCCGTGACGGTACCAGGTTCTTCCGCGCACACGTTTTGGACAGTGATGGAGCAGAACGGTTTGATCTGGTGGGTTTTCGCGGGTGTTGCGCGAAGTGCCGAAGCGTTCTGTCATCAAAGTGAACGTTCGGCTTTTGATAGGATGCAGATGGGTGGGCGTGAGATGTGTGCAAGGGAAAGGGGGGATGACCTGTTTGATGTTTCTGGCCTGGGCGCAATGATGCGCCAGGCCAGGCGTGCGCACGAGTTTGGCAATCGTAGCATTGCAGGAAGTCACGTTCATCTTGTCGCTCGCGACCATGCGAGGGAGTTGCTCTAATTAGCTTCGGGGGTATCGCTTTCAACAGTTTATAGCTAACCCGACCATATGTTGTCTCTTGCGTATGCGTACACGTCAGTGTTCAGGCCCGCGAAAAAGGTTACTGATACGTGATCAGCTGCGTGGTTGGTGTAATAACGATCAGAGCAGCTAGTTCAATATGTTAAAAATGGACAAATGATTCAACGGTGTGTCATAAAACGAACCATCAAATGTAAGCTATATTCAGCTGTTGCTAATTAAAGAATGAAGAAATGACGCGACAACGGTAAATAGCATTAGTACaactccttttttttgttggaataAGGCTACGAGGTAATATACCCAATACATGAAAACTGAAGCCAAGAGTTGCATGACAGACtgtgatttaaaaaaagctttttattcAATTGTAGACATCTCCAAAACAGTACTGGACTTTCTTTTGGAGAAGTGTTCTCCACTTGTAGTCCGTGGCGTTGACAGACGTGATCCGTGAAAGAATTTATtttggaaaaagaaaagcttctTATTACACATATCTGCATATCTATATCCTACAATAAAGATTTAATTTTCATCAGACATACCTAGAATAAGATTTGGATatatttttgatcaaaaactTTCAAATAAGTCTACAAAAAGTATGCTCTCCATAGATGTGGGCCGTGGCGAATGTATTTTCATAGCCAAATGTTCCGCGATGCAAAAAAAGTTAGAGATCACTACATTTGAGGAATAAGGCCTATGAGTGATCCAATCCAATATTTAACTTCAACGATCATAGAACAATTCCAAAATTAGAGAGTTCCGTTGATAATTATTTGACTTACGGGAGTAAGTTTTCGATTGTTTATAAATATAGCCAAGAGCTCCAAATTTTTCTAGCCACTATCACCTTAGTTCACGCCTAGTTTCAAACTTTAAATAACTCTAATTTTGAAGTACTCGACGAGGATTGAAATCTTTCGGTTTCGATCATCTATCATAACTAGTGTACCTGTAGACTACACCACAAATATTTCCAGAAAGTTTTGACCTTTTTGTAACTAGATTGGATTAATACATGAAGTTGTTACTTACTTTGACAATGTCCTTTGTAGGCTACCATCAGGGATGTGATCTCCTGCCGGCAAGCACGCTTCTTTAGCTGACACTCCGTTTTGTACGTCCGACCGTCTGTGCCACACACTGGGTTGTAGAAACTAGCCTGATGCTGAGATTGCAAGCAGAGCACAGCAATCAGTATCAATAATTAATTGCATTTCACAACAATGATACAAAGTGTCTGCCAGAGCGGCAAAGCTAAGCAAAGCTTACCATAATTTCGTTGCCCCACACATCCTCGATCGGCAGGCCCGGGTGCTTGCGATTGCGTCGCTGCTTGCTGTGATAGTTCTCGATGAAGAAAACGTCATCCAAATAGTTTGGCTCGCGGCGCGGCACCCGCACCGCGGTCGCGTTCTGCTTGCGGCCGACCCGCGGCACCCGCAGCAGCTTTGGCTTCCCGAACGCGACAAACGGTGCCACGGTCGTGGCCTTTCGGTGGGTTTGTTCGCTCGCCGTCCGGTTGCCAGCGCGCACCGGCACCGCTGGACTCTTCCGATGGTGGCGTCGCGTTGCGTTGGGTGGGACCGATGtcgcagcagcaccagcgccGTGTCCTTTCGCTGCCGCACCCTTACTGCCGGTGGGATAATTTAAAGCTAGCCCGTTCTGCTGCAGAACGATCCGTTCGCCACCGGTCCAGGCGCGTCCCGGCGCGATGCAGCCGGCCGGTGCCGGACCAATGCCCGCCACGGTGCAGTTGCCGGTGGACGGGGTGCCTTTGGACGTGCCGCTACTGCTTCTACTATGCTTAccgctactactgctgctgccggcacGATTACTACTAGCACTACTACTatggctgctgctactactcgCTAATGTCACAGATTCCAATAAATTATGCTTCCTAGCTTTAGCATTATCCTTCGCGCCGTGCTTGGCGCTCGCTCTTTGGCTGCCACCGTCGactggcggcggtggtggtcggCTCTCACTTAGGCTAGTCTTTTTTACACTGCTGCCGCCCTTCTCCGGGCTTCCCGTGTACCGAAGCTGGCGCGGTCTCGGTTGCCGCCCGGCGTCGGCGAAATACTGTCGGTGGCCGCGCTGGCTTTCGCTCAGGTTGATCACCTTAATGTTTTGCTGGTGAAAGCGCGGCTGCTCCTCTGGCTGCTGGTGCAGCTGGTGCAGCCGGTTGTTGCGCCGGGGTGTTTGGGGGCGCCGTTTGTTGCTGCCACCGCTGCAGCTCGGTGCACAGATGCACTTGGGGCGGTTGCGACGCATCACGCACCGTTTGTTCGGGCCGCATTTTGTCCGATCGCAGGTATCTGAAGGGAAATAACATAGAGGATAATAAAATACATGAAAtcaataattattatatttattcagCGCTCCAGTATGACCGTATTGGTCTGTTTAAAACGTAAGAATAATACCCAATTGTAGCCAAACTGTTCGTTAAAGTGTTAACAGATCTGAACTTACAGTTGGTAGATTCATTTCCAAATGTAAATGCTGCTTCAAAGGATACTTCCAATTTAAATGTTTAGTTACTGTTAGTTATTCTGTAATTATAACGACTTTTCTGAATAGGTTAGCTAAACATCCATCATTCAATTGCACCATTTATCAAAATTAGCTCCCTTCAGCTTCAGCCAACAGAGAGACACTTAACGTCGGCTCGCATTAGTATGCACACCTACTGCACCTACCTAGGCATGACGTGCACTCCATCCCGTCGTTGAACGCGTTGAGGAAGAACAGGCCGACGTCGGGAATGTCCCGTTCGCTGAAGCCCTTCCCACCGCTGGCACCGGCCCCGCAGCAGCTCTCCCGCGTCACGTTGCGTGCGAACAGCTGGCTGCACTTTCCCGACGAGTCGAACCGCCGCAACCAACAGGTACCCGCTGGGGAAGGAAGAGAAAGGGTGAGAACAGGCCACAGTTTAGCAATGGTTTGCAGGAAGCAGGGCAAACAGGCGGAGGGCAAACCCTGAAATGCAATCATCAATAACGCGCCACCGCGCGTGGTTCAAAGATCGCACCAATGCACAGGTCCGCAACAGGTCCGTCCGACGAGTTTCCCAGCCCGCACGCACACGGTTCACACGGTAACGGCCGGCCGGGTGCTTGATATTGCAAATAGTGAAATCATAAATTCAATATAATAGATGCCGCGATCAATTAGCCGAACATAGCGACGGAAATCGAACGGAATCGATGCATCGCGCACCACCATACACGGTACAGCACGGTGACTGCCAAACGGATCGTGGCACCGGCGGCAGCTTGGCAACGGAGACCACCACCGGTCACTCCGTGTGAACCGCAGCTCGTGTGGCCGCGGTCAGATGGATGGGAAAAGGGTTGCGGCGCATCGTCGCACGTGTTGCATCTGGCGAGCGTTTTGCGCGTTACAGGTACGGGGAACGGCGGCTGCCACTGCTGCGGTCCCTTTGATTGAAACCGAAGGAGCATCCCACCATCCTCCCGTGTCGGCCCGGTTGCACAACCGTGTGCGGCACCCGATACGGGGGTATGGCGAGCTGTTGCTTTGAATTTTGATCAGCAGTTGACAAGCATCCGTATTGATGGGTGGTTTTGCCCGTATTGTGGCTCGAATGCTACGGGCAATCGGTTTGTGTTTGACAATTTAAGCCATTCGTCATACGTGTTTGAGATGTTAGCTACACGTGTTTGTACAACTTCAATCTGTTTATAGTAGATAATATCaattaatattgaaaataaCATTATTTCCGATCTGATGAGTAGCCATCAATTTCAAATGTAGCTTTTTCCCATAGAAACCattggaaaaaatattgttctGAGCTTTGaattgtgtgtgatttttgagaaaaaagccttatttatttgcttttgtAAAATTCTTGTAAGTATTTAGGTATGATTTGACTTTTTtacacatgaaaaaagaaaattaaatatattaaGAATACAATATCTGCTCGAGTAACTGCGCGAATCGAGTAGATTTGAACGCAATTCGATTGTTTATGTAAATATATCTAAAGAtcataagtaagtaagtagggGGTAAAAAGGCTTTTTCGCTCTCTTCATTAGGCATTGGCAATTTATTACAACGGCTTCGGTAATAATTAGCAGCAAAAAtccaccgaaaaaaaagaaaagtttgTCCGAAAATTATTCGCTACGCAACATTGGTGACGTGACCAGGATAACGACAAATCtgatttcttaaattttgaGGACCCATTGATCTTGGTCGATTGCGAAGCGACTAAAGCGATTAAAGTGACGTGCACGAAACAGCGGTTGTCGCGAGAATCTGTAAAATTACGAAACCATATCTGTCgttatcctggtcacggcacaaATGTTCAATCTTACagctaaacaaaacaatcttcgtgtttcgttaaacaCGATCAGATGACAGGACGTTCGTGCCTGTGTCTCAACAATATCATTTGCTAtcattgattcattttttatttcttagaACATGTTGAAAGATTCCTTTAAAGCTCTGCTTTTTGTGAAATAATCAAGAGCTGAAATATTCAAGTTGTAAATTGttgttcaattcaatttttatgcatttttaaaggttttttttttgaattttgtgtTGTAAGAAGTTACAAAAAAGTTGAGTATTATACTGTAACTTAATATGAAAGCGTGACATGTTGTATCAAAAATGATGAATCATGATTTTGTCTAGAAATCACGTTTTACTGTTGGTGAAATTCCTATTTTTCGACAACATCAATCAACAACATTCATTAATCTAATAATGCATTACACCATCAAAGGCTTTACAAAGACAGCAATGCGCTGCAAGGGAGAAAAAGATAAAGTCCAATCCGTTGAAATCATTCCTAAGAGGTAATGTTTTCCCATTCACTGTTCGATATTCATCGCACATCGAAGGACAATGGGGTCGATCGGGGGCCATCGTTAACTTTCGATTTGATAAAAAAGGCGAGCGTGCGGGAAACTGGCTAACCTTTCCACTAATATCTATTGCGACCGTCGGCAACAGTCGGGTAATGGCAGCACAAAACATACTTTTTTCCCCCTGTCCCGTATGCACCTGCATATGCCGTGCACGTGACTCCCATTTCCACCGGTTTTGCAATCCGTACGGTTTTCTTTAGCCCTGCGCTGTGACAGAGCGGCGCCATTCGTGTTGGGAATGGGAAATGAGATGGAAGCaaggagcaaaaaaagaagcataaCCCATACCCCTCGATTGCATACATCCCGGACAACCATCATTATTAGCGCGATCGTACGGTGT encodes:
- the LOC121594782 gene encoding uncharacterized protein LOC121594782; amino-acid sequence: MSIQSAEVHRPSGSGSGSDHAPICALALAPRTAQPPRRSDRPAGRGVAAASGKMVPTSDGPAKLTLLIMLLIAVIDHGEAGTCWLRRFDSSGKCSQLFARNVTRESCCGAGASGGKGFSERDIPDVGLFFLNAFNDGMECTSCLDTCDRTKCGPNKRCVMRRNRPKCICAPSCSGGSNKRRPQTPRRNNRLHQLHQQPEEQPRFHQQNIKVINLSESQRGHRQYFADAGRQPRPRQLRYTGSPEKGGSSVKKTSLSESRPPPPPVDGGSQRASAKHGAKDNAKARKHNLLESVTLASSSSSHSSSASSNRAGSSSSSGKHSRSSSGTSKGTPSTGNCTVAGIGPAPAGCIAPGRAWTGGERIVLQQNGLALNYPTGSKGAAAKGHGAGAAATSVPPNATRRHHRKSPAVPVRAGNRTASEQTHRKATTVAPFVAFGKPKLLRVPRVGRKQNATAVRVPRREPNYLDDVFFIENYHSKQRRNRKHPGLPIEDVWGNEIMHQASFYNPVCGTDGRTYKTECQLKKRACRQEITSLMVAYKGHCQTSCKFVQCPDGKRCIEDQNATPHCVSCGVAECRADRSPKSVVCGTDGITYPSICELKRQACLSGRAIPVAYRGRCVEAATCETIKCKDRQHCLTDLKTHKPRCVSCSYKCPRSKRQQGYGKLYRDPKNVPFYDHNVKLCGTNNRTYHSWCHMQKDSCTTGFYIDVQHGGSCAFGR